From the Nocardiopsis changdeensis genome, one window contains:
- the ispH gene encoding 4-hydroxy-3-methylbut-2-enyl diphosphate reductase translates to MSQKKKVILAEPRGFCAGVRRAISIIELALEQYGAPVYVRKEIVHNHYVVRVLKQRGAVFVDSETEVPEGAVCVFSAHGVSPEVRRRADQRSLDVLDATCPLVSKVHQEAVRFARDERTLLLIGHADHEEVEGTYGHAPDRTIIVETVRDAERLDLPADTPLAYLTQTTLSVDETRDIIGVLKDRFTDLRGPGTSDICYASQNRQDGIKAIAPRSDLVMVVGSRNSSNSVRMVEVARGMGVDAHLVPDVGEFSSDWLEGVSTVGISAGASAPDILVDQLLEELAGHGFEHVELESVAREDVVFSPPAKLARSAPTA, encoded by the coding sequence ATGTCCCAGAAAAAGAAGGTAATTCTTGCCGAGCCGCGCGGTTTCTGCGCCGGGGTCAGGCGGGCGATATCCATCATCGAACTCGCCCTGGAGCAGTACGGGGCGCCGGTGTACGTGCGTAAGGAAATCGTGCACAACCATTACGTCGTTCGCGTGCTGAAACAGCGGGGAGCGGTTTTCGTCGATTCGGAGACGGAGGTCCCCGAGGGCGCCGTCTGCGTCTTCTCCGCCCACGGCGTGTCCCCCGAGGTGCGCCGCCGCGCCGACCAGCGGAGCCTGGACGTCCTGGACGCCACCTGCCCCCTGGTCTCGAAGGTCCACCAGGAGGCCGTACGGTTCGCCCGCGACGAACGCACCCTTCTGCTCATCGGCCACGCCGACCACGAGGAGGTCGAGGGCACCTACGGGCACGCGCCCGACCGCACGATCATCGTCGAGACGGTCCGGGACGCCGAACGGCTGGACCTGCCCGCCGACACCCCGCTGGCCTACCTCACCCAGACCACGCTGTCCGTGGACGAGACCCGGGACATCATCGGCGTGCTCAAGGACCGCTTCACCGACCTGCGCGGGCCGGGCACCAGCGACATCTGCTACGCCAGCCAGAACCGGCAGGACGGGATCAAGGCGATCGCCCCGCGCAGCGACCTGGTGATGGTGGTCGGGTCCCGCAACTCCAGCAACTCGGTCCGCATGGTCGAGGTCGCCCGCGGCATGGGCGTCGACGCCCACCTGGTGCCCGACGTGGGCGAGTTCTCGTCCGACTGGCTGGAGGGCGTGAGCACCGTGGGGATCAGCGCGGGCGCCAGCGCCCCCGACATCCTGGTCGACCAGCTGCTGGAGGAGCTGGCCGGCCACGGCTTCGAACACGTGGAACTGGAGAGCGTCGCCCGCGAGGACGTCGTCTTCTCCCCGCCGGCCAAGCTCGCCCGCTCCGCGCCCACGGCGTGA
- a CDS encoding polyprenyl synthetase family protein — protein sequence MTVPAVRTAPRALRTGLLALVEERLDGLLAEEHRRWSRVDTRGAVPVDDVAALVRAGGKRLRPSFCLTGYLAAGGDPGAGTVVDCAAALELVHVGALIHDDVLDAADTRRGAPAVHARRAADHAARGWHGEARRYGEGVAILAGDLADILADRLTADLPPHCRPLWNELLTEIVIGQHLDVAVAAEAVVDPDLSRWIAVCKSGRYSIHRPLALGAALAGRPDLAPVFEGYGEALGEAFQLRDDMIDAFGDGAVAGKPVGLDLEQHKMTLLLALAVRADDRVRALVECPVWDVPALRDRLDEIGIGHEMEERIGTLVARALEALEDSGLPAPWQEELTAMAYEVAYRGR from the coding sequence ATGACGGTCCCCGCGGTCCGCACCGCCCCCCGGGCCCTGCGCACCGGGCTCCTGGCCCTGGTCGAAGAACGCCTGGACGGCCTCCTGGCCGAGGAGCACCGAAGGTGGTCGCGCGTCGACACCCGGGGCGCTGTCCCCGTCGACGACGTCGCCGCCCTGGTCCGCGCGGGCGGCAAGCGCCTGCGCCCCTCCTTCTGCCTCACCGGCTACCTGGCCGCGGGCGGCGACCCCGGGGCCGGCACCGTCGTCGACTGCGCCGCCGCCCTGGAGCTCGTCCACGTCGGCGCGCTCATCCACGACGACGTCCTGGACGCGGCGGACACCCGCCGCGGAGCGCCCGCCGTGCACGCCCGCCGCGCCGCCGACCACGCCGCGCGCGGCTGGCACGGGGAGGCCCGCCGCTACGGGGAGGGTGTGGCGATCCTGGCCGGGGACCTCGCCGACATCCTCGCCGACCGCCTGACCGCGGACCTGCCCCCGCACTGCCGTCCGCTGTGGAACGAGCTGCTGACCGAGATCGTCATCGGCCAGCACCTGGACGTCGCCGTCGCCGCCGAGGCGGTGGTCGACCCCGACCTCTCCCGCTGGATCGCCGTGTGCAAGTCCGGCCGCTACAGCATCCACCGCCCCCTGGCCCTGGGCGCCGCACTGGCGGGCCGCCCCGACCTCGCCCCCGTGTTCGAGGGCTACGGGGAGGCGCTGGGGGAGGCCTTCCAGCTCCGGGACGACATGATCGACGCGTTCGGTGACGGGGCGGTCGCCGGCAAGCCGGTCGGACTGGACCTGGAACAGCACAAGATGACCCTGCTCCTGGCCCTGGCGGTGCGCGCCGACGACCGGGTGCGCGCCCTCGTGGAGTGCCCGGTCTGGGACGTCCCGGCCCTGCGCGACCGCCTCGACGAGATCGGGATCGGCCACGAGATGGAGGAGCGCATCGGCACACTCGTCGCCCGCGCGCTCGAAGCGCTGGAGGACTCCGGACTGCCCGCCCCCTGGCAGGAGGAGCTCACCGCCATGGCCTACGAGGTCGCCTACCGCGGCAGGTGA
- a CDS encoding 1-deoxy-D-xylulose-5-phosphate synthase, with translation MTLLERVDGPARLRGFTTDELRELAGEIRGFLIDRVSRSGGHLGPNLGVVELTIALHTVFDSPHDRLLWDTGHQAYVHKILTGRRDGFDRLRRSGGLSGYPSRTESDHDLVENSHASTALSYADGLARADAHNGVTDRSVVAIIGDGAMTGGMAWEAVNNISGGPDRPLVIVLNDNGRSYAPTEGGLAEHFRELRAGADGRNVFEQFGLAYLGPVDGHDISALREALTRAKGEPGPVLVHVVTEKGKGFVHTETDDLDRGHAIKPMDPETGLPLASPSGPSFTSVFGREMVGIAQERPDVVAITAAMLEPTGLLPLYERLPERVIDVGIAEQHAVTMAAGLAMGGVHPVVAVYSTFVNRAFDQLLMDVALHRRAVTFVLDRSGVTGDDGPSHNGMWDMSVLQVVPGLRIAAPRDATRLRELLREAVAWKDGPTLVRFPKGAAGRDIPTEARFTGMDVLHRSGSLDVLIVSIGALAGVSLSVAEGIREQGIGVTVVDPRWVSPVNPGLADIARRHRTVISIEDNSRVGGIGSTIAQALRDARVPTPFREFGIPRRFLEHGNRAEVLSGCGLDVRDITLAAVEALAESDALTGPRPAPDPIDEGLYRLAHDARPNGGTDS, from the coding sequence ATGACCTTGCTGGAACGAGTGGACGGACCCGCGCGGCTGCGCGGGTTCACCACCGACGAACTCCGCGAACTCGCCGGAGAGATCCGCGGATTCCTGATCGACCGGGTCTCCAGGTCGGGCGGCCACCTGGGCCCCAACCTCGGTGTGGTCGAGCTGACGATCGCTCTGCACACGGTCTTCGATTCCCCGCACGACCGCCTGCTGTGGGACACCGGCCACCAGGCGTACGTGCACAAGATCCTCACCGGACGCCGCGACGGCTTCGACCGGCTGCGCCGTTCCGGCGGGCTGTCCGGCTACCCCTCCCGCACCGAGTCCGACCACGACCTGGTGGAGAACTCCCACGCCTCCACGGCGCTGTCCTACGCCGACGGGCTGGCCCGCGCCGACGCCCACAACGGGGTCACCGACCGCTCCGTGGTCGCGATCATCGGCGACGGCGCCATGACGGGCGGCATGGCCTGGGAGGCCGTCAACAACATCTCCGGCGGCCCCGACCGGCCGCTCGTCATCGTCCTCAACGACAACGGGCGCTCCTACGCCCCCACCGAGGGCGGCCTGGCCGAGCACTTCAGGGAGCTGCGCGCGGGGGCCGACGGGCGCAACGTGTTCGAGCAGTTCGGGCTGGCCTACCTCGGCCCCGTGGACGGCCACGACATCTCCGCCCTGCGGGAGGCCCTGACCCGGGCCAAGGGGGAGCCCGGACCGGTCCTGGTCCACGTCGTCACCGAGAAGGGGAAGGGGTTCGTCCACACCGAGACGGACGACCTCGACCGCGGGCACGCGATCAAGCCCATGGACCCGGAGACCGGCCTCCCCCTCGCGTCCCCCTCCGGTCCCTCGTTCACCTCGGTGTTCGGCCGGGAGATGGTCGGGATCGCGCAGGAGCGCCCGGACGTCGTGGCGATCACCGCCGCGATGCTGGAGCCCACGGGCCTGCTCCCGCTGTACGAGCGGCTGCCCGAGCGCGTCATCGACGTGGGGATCGCCGAACAGCACGCCGTCACCATGGCGGCGGGGCTGGCGATGGGCGGCGTCCACCCGGTGGTGGCCGTCTACTCCACCTTCGTCAACCGCGCCTTCGACCAGCTCCTCATGGACGTCGCCCTGCACCGCCGGGCGGTCACCTTCGTGCTCGACAGGTCCGGGGTCACCGGCGACGACGGGCCCAGCCACAACGGCATGTGGGACATGTCGGTGCTCCAGGTGGTCCCGGGGCTGCGCATCGCGGCCCCCCGGGACGCCACCCGGCTGCGCGAGCTCCTGCGGGAGGCGGTCGCCTGGAAGGACGGGCCCACCCTGGTGCGCTTCCCCAAGGGGGCGGCCGGCCGCGACATCCCCACCGAGGCCCGCTTCACCGGTATGGACGTCCTGCACCGGTCCGGCTCCCTGGACGTCCTCATCGTCTCCATCGGCGCGCTGGCCGGGGTGTCCCTGAGCGTGGCCGAGGGCATCCGGGAGCAGGGGATCGGCGTCACCGTGGTCGACCCCCGCTGGGTCTCCCCGGTCAACCCCGGGCTGGCCGACATCGCCCGCAGGCACCGGACCGTCATCAGCATCGAGGACAACAGCCGGGTGGGCGGCATCGGGTCCACCATCGCCCAGGCCCTGCGCGACGCCCGGGTCCCCACCCCGTTCCGGGAGTTCGGCATCCCGCGCAGGTTCCTGGAGCACGGGAACCGGGCCGAGGTGCTGTCCGGCTGCGGGCTGGACGTCCGCGACATCACCCTGGCCGCGGTCGAGGCGCTGGCCGAGTCCGACGCCCTCACCGGGCCGCGGCCGGCCCCGGACCCCATCGACGAGGGCCTGTACCGCCTGGCGCACGACGCGCGCCCCAACGGAGGGACGGACTCGTGA
- the ispG gene encoding flavodoxin-dependent (E)-4-hydroxy-3-methylbut-2-enyl-diphosphate synthase, which translates to MTVDLGIPATPPRPLATRRKTRQIMVGNVPVGGDAPVSVQSMTTTRTSDINATLQQIAELTASGCQIVRVAVPTNDDADALPIIAKKSQIPVIADIHFQPKYVFQAIDAGCAAVRVNPGNIKKFDDKVAEIAKAAGEAGVPIRIGVNAGSLDKRLLAKYGKATPEALVESALWECSLFEEHGFRDIKISVKHNDPVVMVNAYRQLASACDYPLHLGVTEAGPAFQGTIKSAVAFGALLAEGIGDTIRVSLSAPPAEEVKVGTQILESLGLRERGLEIVSCPSCGRAQVDVYTLAEEVTAGLEGLEVPLRVAVMGCVVNGPGEAREADLGVASGNGKGQIFVKGEVIKTVPESKIVETLIEEAMRIAEEMGEAGVEPGEPTVAVAG; encoded by the coding sequence GTGACCGTCGATCTCGGCATTCCCGCCACCCCGCCGCGCCCGCTGGCGACCCGGCGCAAGACCCGGCAGATCATGGTCGGCAACGTCCCCGTGGGCGGGGACGCGCCGGTGTCCGTGCAGTCCATGACCACCACCCGCACCTCCGACATCAACGCGACCCTGCAGCAGATCGCGGAGCTGACCGCCTCGGGCTGCCAGATCGTCCGGGTCGCGGTGCCCACCAACGACGACGCCGACGCCCTGCCGATCATCGCGAAGAAGTCGCAGATCCCGGTGATCGCCGACATCCACTTCCAGCCCAAGTACGTGTTCCAGGCCATCGACGCCGGCTGCGCCGCGGTGCGCGTCAACCCCGGCAACATCAAGAAGTTCGACGACAAGGTCGCCGAGATCGCCAAGGCCGCCGGCGAGGCGGGGGTGCCGATCCGCATCGGCGTCAACGCCGGGTCCCTGGACAAGCGGCTGCTCGCCAAGTACGGCAAAGCCACCCCCGAGGCGCTGGTGGAGTCCGCCCTGTGGGAGTGCTCCCTGTTCGAGGAGCACGGCTTCCGCGACATCAAGATCTCGGTCAAGCACAACGACCCGGTGGTCATGGTCAACGCCTACCGCCAGCTCGCCTCGGCGTGCGACTACCCGCTGCACCTGGGGGTCACCGAGGCCGGCCCCGCCTTCCAGGGCACCATCAAGTCCGCGGTGGCGTTCGGCGCCCTGCTCGCGGAGGGCATCGGGGACACCATCCGGGTGTCGCTGTCGGCGCCGCCGGCGGAGGAGGTCAAGGTCGGCACGCAGATCCTGGAGTCGCTGGGCCTGCGCGAGCGGGGCCTGGAGATCGTGTCCTGCCCCAGTTGCGGGCGGGCGCAGGTGGATGTGTACACGCTGGCGGAGGAGGTCACCGCCGGTCTGGAGGGCCTGGAGGTGCCGCTGCGGGTGGCGGTGATGGGGTGTGTGGTCAACGGTCCGGGTGAGGCCCGTGAGGCGGATCTGGGGGTGGCCTCGGGCAATGGCAAGGGGCAGATCTTCGTCAAGGGCGAGGTGATCAAGACGGTGCCGGAGTCCAAGATCGTGGAGACGCTGATCGAGGAGGCCATGCGGATCGCCGAGGAGATGGGCGAGGCCGGGGTCGAGCCGGGCGAGCCCACCGTCGCCGTCGCAGGCTGA
- a CDS encoding prenyltransferase translates to MSTTSPPRTARGPLHAVGRYARLVKYKFVIDFFLALVIVATLLGPAALVSGTTPLALLFFALGMLGVLAAVMTLDDVTGAQDGSDTANYVETPSGQLRPLSRKPLLTGEITVRDARAFGLAGLVWGVLWWAAALLYAPGEPWVIVTMALLAFLSVQYSWGLKFSYYGLGEAVLLFSAAAFLIAPYGLVTGQLPLMVLVQGLLFGFGQLLIAGYSNTNDVRGDAEAGRRTVAVLTSEFGNKVFLAVLTCVNLAVIVVPVAVGALPWTFLLVLAPFVVLRVRQYAGFLRTGDPLVARSRGIWAFRTVVACLLLFNVLEAVL, encoded by the coding sequence ATGTCCACGACCTCCCCTCCCCGGACCGCGCGCGGTCCCCTCCACGCCGTCGGCCGCTACGCGCGGCTCGTCAAGTACAAGTTCGTCATCGACTTCTTCCTCGCGCTCGTCATCGTCGCCACCCTGCTCGGACCCGCCGCGCTCGTGTCCGGCACCACCCCCCTCGCACTGCTGTTCTTCGCCCTGGGGATGCTCGGCGTGCTGGCGGCCGTCATGACCCTGGACGACGTCACCGGGGCGCAGGACGGCAGCGACACCGCGAACTACGTGGAGACGCCCAGCGGCCAGCTCCGGCCCCTGTCCCGCAAGCCCCTCCTCACCGGTGAGATCACCGTCCGCGACGCGCGCGCCTTCGGCCTCGCGGGCCTGGTCTGGGGGGTCCTGTGGTGGGCGGCCGCGCTGCTGTACGCCCCCGGCGAGCCGTGGGTGATCGTCACCATGGCCCTGCTGGCGTTCCTGAGCGTGCAGTACTCCTGGGGGCTGAAGTTCAGCTACTACGGGCTCGGTGAGGCGGTGCTCCTGTTCTCCGCAGCGGCGTTCCTGATCGCCCCCTACGGGCTGGTGACCGGGCAGCTCCCGCTGATGGTGCTGGTCCAGGGCTTGCTGTTCGGCTTCGGACAGCTCCTGATCGCCGGCTACTCCAACACCAACGACGTGCGCGGCGACGCCGAGGCGGGCCGCCGCACCGTCGCCGTGCTCACCTCCGAGTTCGGGAACAAGGTGTTCCTGGCCGTGCTGACCTGCGTGAACCTCGCGGTGATCGTGGTCCCGGTGGCCGTGGGCGCCCTGCCCTGGACCTTCCTCCTCGTCCTGGCGCCCTTCGTGGTCCTGCGGGTGCGCCAGTACGCCGGGTTCCTGCGCACCGGCGACCCGCTGGTCGCGCGGAGCCGGGGCATCTGGGCCTTCCGGACGGTGGTGGCCTGCCTGCTGCTGTTCAACGTGCTCGAAGCCGTCCTGTGA
- a CDS encoding ATP-binding protein: MRILTITGPVGVGKSRLAAAALEKVAETFTAGTKIIELDVVCPEIGGLNYGKSADVPLEEVESALVDVLPSPVAGAPPTGEGRSLLILDGCEQILPQLREALPPLLAARPGTTVLVTGPTPIGAYGEAVLRLAPLPTPEAGNGEEWTDSRSLPSVRLFLRRVQAIRPIFEFTPENHEAVMLLCQRTDGLPLAIELAAARMKFCSAREVLDGLEEDLGTLSGEHGETLSRHTGVQEAIAWALRQITPQERALLEHLAVFHSKVDVPAAVAISGTGADETEKHLARLVNVSLLDAVEESDGQIVFRLLGLTRQFLLESMRAEGRLDGARRAHAAYFARWALFLCDPATRWNRPRRSQGVYRRQADLLAAMEFLLEEDPLTATDLATTLGLYGHQDMVRVAAVLRDALREGLLPERRAREARSALGRLSVLLGRYEEAEELLTAARREHGASGNVIAMAVDTRWAGVLALQRSSPREAEALLREADAHLSRSGAEDERSGVLRDLAEALIARGEHRAARKTAEASFYMAERVGHKVGAAVAEAVFSTAMLCGGRPEDEQEAEECLESSIRCLAGWNCLPALIPALERVAVLRAWTARGQREPLRQAVLIASAMAARRAETGYASLAPLAGEVERSLDQARSALGERAFMECWSTGQGLDVRTVVAEALTPLHTTDAPAADTGPAQPAGITGTPLTARELQVAELVAQGDTNHRIANRLGISKWTAINHLRNVMRKLEMSSRAEVAGWFEKTRREHGIAAGGRPGHGSRE, encoded by the coding sequence GTGCGCATTCTGACCATCACCGGCCCCGTGGGCGTGGGCAAGAGCCGGCTGGCCGCCGCGGCCCTGGAGAAGGTCGCGGAGACCTTCACGGCCGGAACGAAGATCATCGAACTCGACGTGGTGTGCCCGGAGATCGGAGGACTCAACTACGGCAAGTCCGCGGACGTCCCCCTGGAGGAGGTCGAGTCCGCCCTGGTCGACGTCCTCCCCTCCCCCGTGGCCGGGGCCCCACCGACGGGAGAGGGGAGGTCGCTGCTGATCCTCGACGGATGCGAGCAGATCCTCCCCCAACTCCGGGAGGCCCTCCCTCCCCTGCTCGCCGCCCGCCCGGGGACGACCGTCCTGGTCACCGGGCCGACGCCCATCGGAGCCTACGGGGAGGCCGTCCTGCGCCTGGCTCCGTTACCCACCCCGGAGGCCGGCAACGGGGAGGAGTGGACCGACTCCCGGTCCCTGCCCTCCGTCCGGCTGTTCCTGCGGCGGGTCCAGGCGATCCGCCCGATATTCGAGTTCACCCCCGAGAACCACGAGGCGGTGATGCTCCTGTGCCAGAGGACCGACGGCCTGCCCCTGGCCATCGAGCTCGCCGCGGCGCGGATGAAGTTCTGCTCCGCGCGCGAGGTCCTGGACGGCCTGGAGGAGGACCTGGGGACCCTCTCCGGCGAGCACGGGGAGACCCTCTCCCGGCACACCGGTGTACAGGAGGCCATCGCCTGGGCCCTGCGCCAGATCACACCGCAGGAGCGGGCGCTGCTCGAACACCTCGCGGTCTTCCACTCCAAGGTCGACGTCCCGGCGGCCGTCGCCATCTCCGGCACCGGCGCGGACGAGACGGAGAAGCACCTGGCGCGCCTGGTGAACGTCAGCCTCCTCGACGCGGTCGAGGAGTCCGACGGCCAGATCGTCTTCCGCCTCCTGGGCCTGACCCGGCAGTTCCTCCTGGAGAGCATGCGCGCCGAGGGCCGGCTGGACGGCGCGCGCCGCGCCCACGCCGCGTACTTCGCGCGGTGGGCGCTCTTCCTGTGCGACCCGGCCACGCGCTGGAACCGCCCGCGCCGCTCCCAGGGGGTGTACCGCCGCCAGGCGGACCTCCTGGCGGCCATGGAGTTCCTGCTGGAGGAGGACCCCCTCACCGCCACCGACCTGGCCACCACCCTGGGGCTGTACGGGCACCAGGACATGGTCCGGGTCGCGGCCGTCCTGCGCGACGCGCTACGGGAGGGCCTGCTCCCGGAGCGGCGGGCCCGGGAGGCCCGTTCGGCCCTGGGCCGGCTGTCGGTCCTCCTGGGGCGGTACGAGGAGGCGGAGGAGCTGCTGACCGCCGCCCGCCGCGAGCACGGCGCCTCCGGGAATGTCATCGCCATGGCCGTCGACACCCGCTGGGCCGGGGTCCTCGCGCTCCAGCGCAGCTCCCCGCGCGAGGCCGAGGCCCTGCTCCGGGAGGCCGACGCCCACCTGTCGAGGTCCGGGGCCGAGGACGAGCGGTCGGGCGTGCTGCGCGACCTGGCCGAGGCCCTGATCGCGCGGGGGGAGCACCGGGCGGCCCGCAAGACCGCGGAGGCGTCCTTCTACATGGCCGAGCGGGTGGGCCACAAGGTCGGCGCGGCGGTGGCCGAGGCCGTCTTCTCCACCGCGATGCTCTGCGGGGGCCGCCCCGAGGACGAGCAGGAGGCCGAGGAGTGCCTCGAATCCTCGATCCGCTGCCTGGCCGGGTGGAACTGCCTGCCGGCGCTGATCCCCGCGCTGGAGCGTGTGGCGGTGCTGCGCGCGTGGACCGCGCGCGGGCAGCGCGAGCCGCTGCGCCAGGCCGTGCTCATCGCCTCGGCGATGGCCGCCCGGCGCGCGGAGACCGGCTACGCCTCCCTGGCACCGCTGGCCGGAGAGGTGGAGCGGTCGTTGGACCAGGCCCGGAGCGCCCTCGGGGAACGGGCGTTCATGGAGTGCTGGTCCACCGGCCAGGGCCTGGACGTCAGGACGGTGGTGGCCGAGGCGCTCACACCGCTCCACACCACCGACGCCCCGGCCGCGGACACCGGCCCGGCGCAGCCCGCGGGCATCACCGGGACCCCGCTGACCGCGCGGGAGCTCCAGGTGGCCGAACTGGTGGCGCAGGGCGACACCAACCACCGGATCGCCAACCGGCTGGGGATCTCCAAATGGACCGCGATCAACCATCTGCGCAACGTCATGCGCAAGCTGGAGATGTCCTCCCGGGCCGAGGTGGCCGGCTGGTTCGAGAAGACCCGGCGCGAGCACGGGATCGCGGCGGGCGGCAGGCCGGGCCACGGCTCCAGGGAGTGA
- a CDS encoding NADPH-dependent FMN reductase has translation MAVIIGSIRKDRFCATPAAWVAERARAHGDIDVDLIDLAEADLPVVLPGDDGEQAPDRVRALGERLAAADAFIVVTPVYNRGYPASLKNAIDWFFQEWVAKPVGFVSYGGVGGGLHAVEQLRPVFSEVHAATIRNTLSFPNFWDRFDAEGRPVEVEETEIAAKAFLDQLMWWSDVLREGRRKRPYAT, from the coding sequence GTGGCAGTGATCATCGGGAGCATCCGCAAGGACCGCTTCTGCGCGACCCCTGCCGCGTGGGTGGCGGAGCGCGCCCGCGCGCACGGCGACATCGACGTGGATCTCATCGACCTCGCCGAGGCGGACCTCCCGGTGGTCCTGCCCGGGGACGACGGGGAGCAGGCGCCCGACCGGGTCCGGGCGCTGGGCGAGCGCCTGGCGGCGGCGGACGCCTTCATCGTGGTGACACCGGTCTACAACCGCGGCTACCCCGCGTCGCTGAAGAACGCCATCGACTGGTTCTTCCAGGAGTGGGTCGCCAAGCCCGTCGGCTTCGTCAGCTACGGGGGCGTGGGCGGCGGCCTGCACGCGGTGGAGCAGCTGCGCCCGGTCTTCAGCGAGGTCCACGCCGCCACCATCCGGAACACGCTCAGCTTCCCGAACTTCTGGGACCGCTTCGACGCGGAGGGGCGCCCGGTGGAGGTGGAGGAGACGGAGATCGCCGCCAAGGCCTTCCTCGACCAGCTGATGTGGTGGTCCGACGTGCTGCGCGAGGGCCGCCGGAAGCGGCCGTACGCCACCTAG
- the rfbB gene encoding dTDP-glucose 4,6-dehydratase, whose product MRILVTGAAGFIGAHFVRSVLEDLLPGTEGARVTAVDLLTYAGDRRRLPEESSRLSFVRADITDAARMDGLVPGHDAVVNFAAESHVDRSIAAAEAFVRTNVLGTHVLLDAARRAGGVRFLQVSTDEVYGSIETGSWDESCPVAPNSPYAASKAAADLLVQSFVRTHGLDARITRCSNNYGPFQHPEKLVPRFTTSLIKGGRVPLYGDGLNVREWLHVDDHCRALGLVLAKGEPGRVYNIGGTGRTNLDVTRRLLELLGAPESSVDRVADRAGHDRRYSVDDTRIRTELGYAPRVPFDEGLASTVAWYTENPDWWGPLRGDSAAG is encoded by the coding sequence ATGAGGATTCTGGTGACCGGGGCCGCGGGATTCATCGGCGCGCATTTCGTGCGTTCCGTCCTGGAGGACCTGCTGCCCGGGACCGAGGGGGCGCGGGTGACGGCGGTCGACCTGCTCACCTACGCCGGGGACCGCCGGCGGCTGCCCGAGGAGTCGTCCCGCCTGTCGTTCGTCCGGGCCGACATCACCGACGCGGCCCGGATGGACGGGCTCGTCCCGGGCCACGACGCGGTGGTGAACTTCGCGGCGGAGAGCCACGTCGACCGCTCCATCGCGGCGGCCGAGGCGTTCGTGCGGACCAACGTGCTCGGGACCCACGTCCTGCTCGACGCGGCGCGGCGCGCCGGCGGGGTCCGCTTCCTCCAGGTCTCCACCGACGAGGTGTACGGCTCGATCGAGACGGGCTCCTGGGACGAGTCCTGCCCGGTGGCCCCCAACTCGCCCTACGCGGCCTCCAAGGCCGCGGCCGACCTGCTCGTGCAGTCCTTCGTGCGCACGCACGGACTGGACGCCCGCATCACCCGCTGCTCCAACAACTACGGGCCGTTCCAGCACCCGGAGAAGCTGGTGCCGCGGTTCACGACCTCCCTGATCAAGGGCGGGCGGGTGCCGCTCTACGGCGACGGCCTCAACGTCCGCGAGTGGCTGCACGTGGACGACCACTGCCGGGCCCTGGGCCTGGTCCTGGCCAAGGGCGAGCCGGGCCGTGTCTACAACATCGGCGGCACCGGGCGCACCAACCTCGACGTGACCCGGCGGCTCTTGGAGCTGCTCGGCGCCCCGGAGTCGTCCGTGGACCGCGTGGCCGACCGGGCCGGGCACGACCGCCGCTACTCCGTGGACGACACCCGGATCCGCACCGAGCTGGGGTACGCGCCCCGCGTGCCCTTCGACGAGGGGCTCGCGTCCACCGTGGCCTGGTACACGGAGAACCCCGACTGGTGGGGGCCGCTGCGCGGGGACTCCGCGGCCGGGTGA